Genomic DNA from Streptomyces sp. NBC_01571:
CCGGAATCGACCTGATCCTGCCGGACTTCACGTCCATCAGGGACCGCCTCGACGACATCGAGGGCATCGTCCTCACGCATGGCCACGAGGACCACATCGGTGGTGTCCCGTTCCTCCTGCGCGAGAAGCCGGACATCCCGCTGATCGGCTCCAAGCTGACCCTCGCGCTGATCGAGGCGAAGCTCCAGGAGCACCGCATCCGCCCGTACACGCTCGAAGTCGCGGAGGGCCACCGCGAGCGCATCGGCCCCTTCGACTGCGAGTTCGTGGCGGTCAACCACTCCATCCCGGACGCCCTCGCGGTCGCCATCCGCACCCCGGCCGGCATGGCGGTGCACACCGGCGACTTCAAGATGGACCAGCTCCCGCTGGACGGCCGGCTCACGGACCTGCACGCGTTCGCACGTCTGAGCGAGGAAGGTATCGACCTTCTCCTCTCGGACTCCACGAACGCCGAGGTCCCCGGCTTCGTCCCGCCCGAGCGCGACATCTCGAACGTGCTGCGCCAGGTCTTCGCTGGCGCCAGCAAGCGCATCATCGTGGCGAGCTTCGCCAGCCACGTGCACCGCATCCAGCAGATCCTGGACGCGGCCCACGAGTACGGCCGCCGGGTCGCCTTCGTCGGCCGCTCGATGGTCCGCAACATGGGCATCGCGCGCGACCTCGGCTATCTGAAGGTCCCGCCGGGCCTGGTCGTCGACGTCAAGACGCTGGACGACCTCCCGGACCACGAGATCGTCCTCGTCTGCACGGGCTCGCAGGGCGAGCCGATGGCCGCGCTGTCCCGCATGGCCAACCGTGACCACCAGATCCGCATCGTCCAGGGCGACACGGTGATCCTGGCCTCGTCGCTCATCCCGGGCAACGAGAACGCGGTCTACCGCGTCATCAACGGCCTGACCCGCTGGGGCGCCAAGGTCGTCCACAAGGGCAACGCCAAGGTGCACGTCTCCGGTCACGCCTCCGCGGGCGAGTTGCTGTACTTCTACAACATCTGCAAGCCGCGGAACCTGATGCCGGTCCACGGCGAGTGGCGTCATCTGCGCGCCAACGCCGAGCTGGGCGCGCTCACCGGCGTGCCCCACGACCGCATCGTCATCGCCGAGGACGGCGTCGTCGTCGACCTCGTCGGGGGCAAGGCCAAGATCTCCGGCAAGGTCCAGGCGGGTTACGTGTACGTCGACGGCCTCTCGGTCGGCGGTGTCGGCGAGCCCGCGCTCAAGGACCGCAAGATCCTCGGGGACGAGGGCATCATCTCGGTCTTCGTGGTGATGGACTCCAGCACGGGCAAGATCACTGGTGGTCCGCACGTTCACGCCCGCGGTTCGGGCATCGAGGACTCCGCCTTCACGGACGTCGTCCCGAGGATCACCGAGGTTCTCGAACGCTCGGCCCAGGACGGCGTGGTCGAGCCGCACCAGATGCAGCAGCTCATCCGCCGCACGCTGGGCAAGTGGGTCTCGGACAACTACCGCCGCCGGCCGATGATCCTGCCGGTCGTCGTCGAGGTCTGACCCCCCCCTCACACGCGCCAACCCGGAGCGGGGCGCCTCGATTTGCATCGAGGCGCCCCGCTCCAGTACGTTTACGGCTCCGCCTGAACGGGAACCCGGCCACAATCGTGTGCCTGGACCACCCCGAGCGGGACGGAAATTCCGACTCAGAATCTCTGATAAAGTCGGAACCGCCGGAAAGGGAAACGCGAAAGCGGAAACCTGGAAAGCACCGAGGAAATCGGATACGGAAACGGTCTGATAGAGTCGGAAA
This window encodes:
- a CDS encoding ribonuclease J, whose amino-acid sequence is MSHPHPELGPPPKLPQGGLRVTPLGGLGEIGRNMTVFEYDGRLLIVDCGVLFPEEEQPGIDLILPDFTSIRDRLDDIEGIVLTHGHEDHIGGVPFLLREKPDIPLIGSKLTLALIEAKLQEHRIRPYTLEVAEGHRERIGPFDCEFVAVNHSIPDALAVAIRTPAGMAVHTGDFKMDQLPLDGRLTDLHAFARLSEEGIDLLLSDSTNAEVPGFVPPERDISNVLRQVFAGASKRIIVASFASHVHRIQQILDAAHEYGRRVAFVGRSMVRNMGIARDLGYLKVPPGLVVDVKTLDDLPDHEIVLVCTGSQGEPMAALSRMANRDHQIRIVQGDTVILASSLIPGNENAVYRVINGLTRWGAKVVHKGNAKVHVSGHASAGELLYFYNICKPRNLMPVHGEWRHLRANAELGALTGVPHDRIVIAEDGVVVDLVGGKAKISGKVQAGYVYVDGLSVGGVGEPALKDRKILGDEGIISVFVVMDSSTGKITGGPHVHARGSGIEDSAFTDVVPRITEVLERSAQDGVVEPHQMQQLIRRTLGKWVSDNYRRRPMILPVVVEV